One Cohnella candidum genomic region harbors:
- the dut gene encoding dUTP diphosphatase — protein sequence MYPVQLKRLPGNEDIPLPKQMSEWAAGFDVHAAVAEPLVLAPGQRALVPTGFAMAMPRELEAQVRPRSGLAFKHGITCLNTPGTIDADYRGEVKVLLINLGQEPFAIGRGERIAQIVFQRVPQVSLEEVDELPDTVRGAGGFGHTGK from the coding sequence GGGAATGAGGACATCCCGCTGCCGAAGCAAATGTCCGAATGGGCAGCCGGATTCGACGTCCATGCGGCGGTAGCCGAGCCGCTGGTGCTGGCGCCCGGGCAAAGGGCGCTCGTCCCGACGGGCTTCGCGATGGCGATGCCGCGGGAGCTCGAAGCCCAGGTCCGGCCGCGCAGCGGTCTGGCGTTCAAACACGGCATCACGTGTTTGAACACGCCGGGCACGATCGACGCCGATTACCGCGGCGAGGTGAAGGTGCTGTTGATCAATCTGGGGCAGGAGCCGTTCGCGATCGGGCGGGGAGAGCGGATCGCCCAAATCGTGTTCCAGCGGGTGCCGCAGGTGTCGCTGGAAGAGGTCGACGAGCTGCCGGACACCGTTCGCGGCGCAGGCGGCTTCGGGCATACGGGGAAATAA